The sequence ttTCACCCTAATTTTGGGTGTTTGGCATGATTTTGGAAGGTTTATTAGCCAGTGAAGTCATAAAAGTAAAGAAAACTGGTTAAAAAACCAATGTAAAAATTGGGGTAAAACTGATGCAGAAAACTTAGAACATGACAAATGTGTtgataataaatattgtttctaaaaaaattcatgcttttctgatgGAATGTGtttgttactagtgaaaaactaataaacaataaatgattgttAGACACAGAGCCAAGCCACAATTCCCTCATGTAAAGGACTTTCAATATtcacgagtggtgaaataacccaaagttgggtccaaaatacaaataaagaaagagttttatatcccaataaagagtaacctttatactataaattaaaacagatcagatgtttttattacattcccacatgcagttatggaccaatgaaaatcataaaaaaacaacaacattgttttatgtttgtattcaagtgactttgataagaatgactacaaattgttaattacattttttatttgaaaaaaataatgaacatatctatccatcttctgctggcaaaataaatctaaaaaatcacaagtttttttactgtttatctGATTCCTATTAAAGCACTTACACGTGCATACTTTAGCACACTTTTTTATTAGAAAGTACAAATATGAAAGATCATAAAAAagcttttctttgtgtttatttgattcctattcaagacactttgattagaaggactgtatattgttaatataggctgcaaagtttcatttttaacattttcagttggTGGTGTGCCTTGGTACGAAAGCTTATTGCTTTcacggaagaaaaaaaactttttatttaatagATGAGATAAAAAATCAagttaaaaaagtaaatgaaaaaatgtggacgtgttgttgtgttttaataagaAATATTTTTCGTTGTTTCTGAGTCGATGAGATCGTTGTACAAGGGGAAAAACCGAAAAATGTGTCCTATAAAATCagggccaatttttttttttaaaatttacttatttttatctcatttcaggcaaactaaaactttttttcttccgTAAACCCATTGAGCTGCAACTAACggttattttcataatcgattaTTAGgtcaaaaaattaattaattgatcgatgaatcagatttttttttaaaacacacagtttatctataaagcacatttaaaccctgcttaaactgaaataaaagtgtctcgcacacacacacctttgtggtgcgcgcacacacacctttgcggtgcgcacacacacacacacacactgcacgcACAGAAACACTGCGCCCACACAAACCTTCATGGTGTGCATACACAAACACTCAAAACGGAATAAAAATACTCTGTGcccacacaaacactcttggtgcgcgcacacacaaatactcttctgcgcacacacaaactacTCACGTGTTAAAGTCATTTcgcagtgctgctgctgctgttgttgctctGGTTCCTCTGAGTCCTCACACACCGCCTCGGGTCCGCTCTGCCCTGCTACTCTCAGGTCACCAGAGCTCGGGCTTCTCCCGAGGCTTCTCTGGGTCCCGTTCCCCCCGCAGCCGCAGCCCAGCTGACGGAGCACCTCCAGCTCTTCCTCCGTCTCCCTCAGCCTGGTCTCCAGCCGCTGGATCTCTTTGTCCCGGTCGGACAGGACCCGGTGGTATTCCCGGGCCCTGGAGCTGTTCACACCGAACAGAACGTTAACGATGGAGTCCACAGCCAGTCGAATGGCGTTCTCCACCACCAGGGCCTCGTCATCGCGAAGCTGCGGGCCCAGAGTGACGCAGTACCCCACAGAGTTCATTCTCTACCCGGCCTGTTCCCACCGACACACCGCTGATGATAACCTAAGCTAGCGGAATGCTGCGCTAAAAAACACACCGTGGCTCTGTACGGCCACACAAACAACGGTATCGATTTAAATGTAGCAATTTAACGCGTTCACACACTATTTTAAAGAAGCAAAAACTCgtgaaaatgacaaacaataTTGAAAAGATTAGCCGGTTCGTGTtattgtttcttcttctccgactactctgattcttcttcttcttgttttacgTTGGTGTTCCTCCAGCTATTGGTATCTGCTGCGCTTCAGCGCCCCTGCTGGATGGTTTCAGTACTACAATAACAACTTAAACTATACAGTGACTCACAAACGGCGGTGTCGATTTAAATGTAGGAATTTAACGCGTTAATACACTATTTTAAATAACCAGAAACTCGTAAAAATGACGTACAATACTGAAAAGTGAAGCTGGTTCGTGTTGTTACAtcttcttctactcctccagtcttcttcttctttttgttttacgACATAAGTCACTTAATGTAGATAAAGTTTAAATTGCACTACAGTCTTCAACAAATTTGTACACAacctaataataaaatattcttGACAAAACTTAGAAGAAAAActgcgaaaaaatttcaaatcaaATAGTTTCAGCAGCAGTTATTCATCAATAGTTAGAGTACTGtttacaaaaatacagtaaaagtatGGATACCAGAATAGAAAAattactctggtaaaagtattgaagttgcttcCTTACTTGagtgaaagtaaaaaagtacattaatgtacttaagtaaaacaaatgtctctTTAATAATAAGACAGGATTTTAAAACCAGCAAAtttcatatcttttttttaaacttgtaaaaAATTGGTACATGGAGACAAGTTTGAACAcatggagaatttagcacttataataaatacaatttgtaaataaaatgttttaagaaaaagaaaaatgcaaattctcaattaaacccagagcaactttgagtttaatatttttaaaaattgagaatGTTAACCATACTGTAAAACTAAGGACCTGcctaacaggaaaaaaaagctcaaactaccaacattttgcatctttttacgtcgtgacgtcatcttcaaaggCCTTAAAAATAATGAGCTCATTTATAAAATTtaagtagaaagtacagatatgtttaaaaaagtaaagagtaaaaatttgccaaaaaaatagCACTTGTTCACATTCTCCTCatctgtttattattgttttacatACATATTAATCCAAAGACATTTAAAAGGTTTGTTCCAAGAAAAGTCCTCAAAAACCTAGATTTCAACTGAAGAACAAACACAGTCGCTAATATTCCCATATCTTGTCCAAACATTCCTTTCATTTTTTACCCCCGAGCTCTGTGTGAACAGAGTAATCAGTGGATTAAATATTCACTACACAGTTTGGAACGTATacgtttattaaaaaaaaacaaaccgttaCACATTtccacagaaaataaaaaagtaacattttacTGCACAAAACTGACAGAGACTCATGAGTATATTCTCATTCATAGTCGGGTCgtcccacgcactttggtctcaaaaaattcagaactTTGTACCAATTGTTCCATGAATATTAGTCACACTGTAAATTAatagtttgatctgatcaatactttttgagatatggacagtTTAGTAAGGGGGGCGTGTGCGTGACCTTATTACATTGTTCTTGTTGGAgttcttattgtttttcttctgcAACTCCTTTATCCTAGAACTCCTCCTtgactattaatgcagcactaatgacacatatgtCGTCTCATAAAGACAATGTTAAGGATGTGCagttgaccttttttggagccaaaatgtcaatgtcaaggttgcgtcaagtgtcaaaaacctaaattgtccatatctctacgaatatATATTGTACAAATTTGAtccttacatttatgaaaagctcatctcaagtgaagtattttatttaattggaccaaagctgtacgacctaccagtaaaaaggtaccattgaacaacatttccttttaaagtgtgaccttgaccttcactcaaggtcagtcttctgtttttcctgtgttatataacttgtcaacaagTCCAGATACAGGTtctcatttttgccatttttttcaaattgccaaatacgtattcacATTCCTAGttttcttccatgttcatcttctAATATatcaggaactccatcacatagaaaggtaaatatggtatagtaataagctccacctactctctcagaatatagaaaaagatctgctatacatcctatctggtggacatgtcagctcctctgtGCATGTTATAAAATAGGCGTTCACACAGCAGGGCTGATCACAAGTACTTTCACCTCTTGCGGGAAAGTCTGGAAGCTTCCTCTGACGTCCTGcagacacaaaacacaacaagttGTAGGAAAGTTACAAACTCTTCAGAGGGAAATTTAGTTTCCCATCATCATTGTGCTACGTGTCCCaaaatgcaattgtaatttttagtaaaatgctttgttttttaacacCAGGATGGAGTTGAAAAATTCACCTACTATGAATTAatattcatacacacaaactcTGATAATCAACCGTGAACTGATTGAATGTGTTAAGATGGTTTTAAGTGTTTCAAGTTGTAATTCCAGCATAAGTtcatctttttgaataatatattattctatatataatatatttattcaaacagcttttttcaggaagttcactttgatctcctgacatgtttcgactgtcaactgtcagtcttcttcagaggcacctgttgattgctttgatgtgtcctatgagttctttctttctcttaaGGGGCAACCCAACAATAAATGGTAcagaaggaaacaaacacaaacgctgGATCAAAGAAGTTATCAAAACCAGAGGCCATTGGgcgacagggggcgtggccataAGTGTAGTTATCAGTTATGCtactaattatttttgcattattgtagaTGTGACACACATTGTGGTAGACAGTCTATGTattcatttctatattttcttttgccccctgttaagaatctcaaactccgcctatgggcgtggccagcctgacagaactcataaggacacaataaagcaatcagcagatgcctctgaggaagactgatgttgacattcaaaacatgtctggagatcaaagtaaatttcctgataAAAAgaaagttgtctaaataaagTAAACCGTAACATATGTTTCTAGTTTTAATATTTCTACTACTCGGTCCCAGGCTGTGGTTTTTTGGTTTGAGTTTTTCTTCTTACTTCCTGGTTTCCTCTGAAAAGAAAACCTGAGAAGATCAGAACAGCTGCTGTGACGTGAGCAAACAGCTGTAGGGAGATGAGAATGATCAGAGTGATGTCCATTCCCCTCAGCATGTCCTGCAAGACAATTTAAGTATGACGTGAACACAGTtaagaaataaagtaaaagtaggtaaaatcaaataaataaacactctACATTTAAATTAGGGAAATAATAGTAACTcttactttaggcctcattcaTAAACATCTGATTCatcagtggcttttaaatacatacaaggATCTAGTCTTATCAAAGAATTTAGTTGGAGAAATTTGTGTgtgaaatatggttaaaagtgacaataatatgtgacattaggtgtaaaagtggtggaaagtgtttataagtgatgaacatgtctggaaagtggaaaaaatgtgcagaaaagtcattaaaatgtgatgtagaagtgtcagataagtagcaaaaatacattaaaaggagcaaaaatatggcaagaaaaagtgatgaaaataggttaaaatatggaaagtttggtgtagttgcagaaaaatggtaaaaataagcaaaaatgggctcaaatttttcagaaaatatttttggtttcttgaaggcatctgatgaccccctcccagtgtctcacaaccttACAGgggatcctgaccccaaggtcgGGAACCCCTGATCTAAGTTGCGTTTGTCGTATCTTTTTGTCATTAGGTGTGAATGCAAAATATGTTGAAGAGTACAGTGCACACATTGTGTtttgatgtttatttaatatgtttttaatgtttgttccAATCTATCACTCTTCCAACCCACATGCTTCTTTAATATTTCTAATCgtcttgtttttaattttctatattttagaGTTGCTACGGGGGTCCTCtagtctggtcctggagagccACAGTCCTGCATACTTCCCAGTTTGAACATATACTGTTAAATACATAATATTAAAAGCCAGGGCCGTAGCACCACATTTACAGTAGTATCcttgcattattatataagctttcttttttctttacattaacCACAGTTTAGTGACGGCTGGAATTTTTTGGTGtatagaactaaatataaacacacacacagggcacacataggcaactggtggcccgggggccacatatggccctcagtctaattttatgcagtccccaaaagtaaatgtacaaaatgacagaacaatacacaaaacaagagcaaaaaaacattaaaaaatacaaaaaattacaacattgcaggaaaatacagtaaaaggcaAGAGAAAAAcgcagaaaatactccaaaaacacacagaactactacaaaaatcaacaacagtaatacacaaaatactctgaaaaatatacaaaatgacagaaaatgacaaaagtacacaaaaaaacaagaaaaacaaaaaaattgactCTGCAAActcacagtactaacaaacaagcaaagcgacaacagaaatacagaaaatatactccaaaaaaaaataaaaaaaaatcaaaatgacacaaatacacattatgactccaaaaaatatatattttacagtaaaaaatacacaaaaagacgaTAGAAATTCATAAAATGCTtcacaatgagcaagacaacaacaaacatacacagaatgagagaaaaacacacatttactataaaaactctgttctttcctgtattaatgctcaaatcGCTCATTagtctaaatgctgacattaatgttgatcatgtgaccctctgatcaaacaaacacattattgtggtcgggccctgatgcagcatgaataattgattttagtgcaaaactgtgcttAAGAACCATCTTATGTTTACACAGGGGCCTTTTTATTCACATATAAATCatctgaacatgtttaaaatgcatttttgtacaTATACTACTAAGTATATGTACACTACTAAGTACACAGGGCCCGCCTTGGTCCATGTATACTTAGTATTGTACCCTTTACCCCCCCAGTCCAACTCCCATGTTAAAAGCGTTGCCCTTACCTGGGCTATGTAGGACAGGTATATGCATTTGTCTGAAGCTCCACCCAGGACCTGGTCGTCACACATCCACGTGAACGAAGCCCCTGATAAATCTATGGCGTACAACACGATTCCCACGATGGAGAAAATCGCTCCCACTATGTTGAAGATGGCGGAGAAGATTCTCTGAGAGGAAGAGACGGAGCGTTCATATTTAGTGTGTAAATAACTATAACTCAGGATTTACTGACCAAGCAGTATCTGATGCAGCTCAGAAACGTCATGATTCCAACGATGATGGACTGGAGACAGAAGAGCAGAGAATTACTCATCACCAGGgcgttttgtgtggtttttttggtcagtgaatgaaatatgagattagaaagaaagataaaaatacaggaacacacaaaaaaataataatcaaaggaCACACATGaaacattgtttattttcatgtatattttgttattgtttggtgtatttgtttcggtcattttttgtgatattgttgtcatttttacattatttagtgtgctgttttgtctgtgtgtttttgttgtcatttaatgtatatttaatgtcttcttttgtgaatttgttgtcattttgcatgttcttgttgtaatttttgttgtgattttgtgtagttttttgtcttgtgtgtttttattgtcaatgtattttcctgtctttttgtgtgatattgttgtcattttgaatggtgcgttttttgttgtcttgtgtgcttttgttgtcattaagtgtactttttgttgttgttttgtgtatttttcttcatcATTTCAAATTTTCTGTGATGTATCAAATGAACTTGGTTTTTGGGGGCCCCACAAACACGGAGCACCAGGTGCCGGTGTGCGACCTAAAACAGACGGGACTGGGGCTCTTTAGGAACCGGCTTTAGggaacacatatatatacacatacggCATCATcaccaccaaaataaaagagagtTACCACAGCTCCGAGCCAATAAGCAGCGTATAAATTGTTCACATCATAAGGACCAGTGTTTGGACGTCCTGGACCCAGTCCGATGTTAAACAGACCCACCATGATCTGAACCGTCTGTGGACGCcacaaaaaacatcacatttaagaCGTGGAACAGTTCAACTGAGAAACTTACTCTGGAGTTTTCGACTCACTGCGAGGCTATCGAGGCTGAAGCATAAGTAACAGCCGACAGTACGACGCAGAGGTGGGCGCCAGCTGCTGACCAATGACATCACAGCCGCCACTGCTGACGCTTTGTCTTTAACAACAGCAACGGACATCCTGGAAACACGAAACATAGAATACAACACAGGAAGTGACAGAAGCCACAACAGGTGAACATTCACACAAAAACGTCATTtagacggttttttttttttgggccaaATCTGGTCTTAGCCACGAGTTAACCACAAATATTCACTGAATTTTTTAAACTGTCAAAATTGGTCAAATTTAGCCTCAATGTAGTTGATGAAATGCAGTTGGTCCAATTTCTGCCCAATTATAGTTGTTGAAATTGAGTTGTTAGTAAATAATCCAATTTTAGTCCTTATTTAGTCATTGATAttaagtttttggttttgttaCTGTGAAAATTTAGTTGTTGACATTCAATTGTCATTGGATCATCCAACCTGGTCCAATTCACAATATCACAAATATAGTCGTAGAAATAGAGTTGCTATTGGGTTAGGTCCAAATTTCTCCCCAATACAGTCGTTTAAATTAGGTTATCATTAAACCGTCCAACGTAGTCCAATTTTAGCCTTTATTTAGTTGTTGAaattctttggttttttttaacctttaaaatTGGTCCAAATTTAGTCTCAAAATAGTCATTGAAATTGAGTTGTTATTGAATCTTCCAACATAGTACAATTTTAACCCAAATGTAGttgttgaagttgtttttttttacctgcaaAATTGGTCCAATTTTAGCCcaaatattgttgttgttattggaACATCCAACTTGTTCCAGATTTAGCACATTTGGTCCAATTGTGGCCCAAAAACTGTAATTTGGACCAAATTAgcccaaaaaataataagaaaaggtATTGTTACAACTTCAACCATAACAGCCTAAACATAAACCAAAAACTCAAATCTGATCCTGGTATAAATTTCTACAAAGATTCCCACAATTAGATATCACATTTCTGGAAGGAAAAATGCAAaacttttaatgaattaattaattaacaaaatTCATCTTGGTCGGATAGTACCACGATCAGAAAAAGACAACTTTTTATCTTCACTTTTCTACCAgatttaattttgttgttacTTGTGGCAAAGACGTCTTTTCCTCCATATTTTGCTGActaacatgtttatttattgttggtTTAGACACAGGATGGAGTTAAATCTGCTGAATCATCCATAGAGACTTTAATTAAATCAGTAATTACTAATAAACTGAGTCATTGATTAAAGACACATCATTTCTCTGATGTGATGTCATCTGATTCTAATCTTTGTTGGGACTTAATCACATGATGATTGAAGGCGGAGCTACAGAAACAGGTTTAGTCAGATTATGATTTCCTTTAAACATGTATTTCCTtcagaggtttattccataaaacaggttatgttcttctctgagtatgttaccatggcaacattgtccatgaactaaacctggtcactggcaggttttatcaaagaaaccctgggtttctacctggctccgcccacctgaacacctaaatgaaccttaacacttttctctgaaacacattagtgacatcacacaccacagacgtgttcacatcattactaatgttgtgttgctttaggtttatttactgtagttttctttctaacattgtggatatagatcatttaacatctactgacgtctgtagtaaagttcactgaatacaaacctgtagataatataaaggaggagatgatcatttaaattaatacacttttaaggcctgattattgttttatattgttatacagttaaatctgtagatcatacatctttgaaggtgtgatgacgcagtgaattgtgacgttGCTCTTGGAAGCGATGGGTCGTGGGTTACTGTATTGATACATTAGTTTTGCCATGTCTAAAACTCACGCACACAACTTTACACTGTCTAAAGCTGGCATTGGCAACTGGTGacccacaataaaacacacaaattaactccaaaaacacacaaattaactccaaaaacacacaaaatgacacaaaaaaaaacacacaaattagtaaatatatatatatacaaaatgagcaaaaatacacaaaatggcaagaaaaatacataaatttacacaaaataacaaaacaaatgaattgaaagaataatatacaaaatgccaatgaaaatatatgaaaacattcCAAAgagagcaaaaacacacaaaacaaattaagattgaggacaacaaaaacacacaaaataacagagaaatacacaaaacacacagattagaaaaaaaaagacacaaaagcacaataaatgc is a genomic window of Gouania willdenowi chromosome 16, fGouWil2.1, whole genome shotgun sequence containing:
- the LOC114478213 gene encoding uncharacterized protein LOC114478213 isoform X1 is translated as MSVAVVKDKASAVAAVMSLVSSWRPPLRRTVGCYLCFSLDSLATVQIMVGLFNIGLGPGRPNTGPYDVNNLYAAYWLGAVSIIVGIMTFLSCIRYCLRIFSAIFNIVGAIFSIVGIVLYAIDLSGASFTWMCDDQVLGGASDKCIYLSYIAQDMLRGMDITLIILISLQLFAHVTAAVLIFSGFLFRGNQEDVRGSFQTFPQEVKVLVISPAV
- the LOC114478213 gene encoding uncharacterized protein LOC114478213 isoform X2, whose amino-acid sequence is MSVAVVKDKASAVAAVMSLVSSWRPPLRRTVGCYLCFSLDSLATVQIMVGLFNIGLGPGRPNTGPYDVNNLYAAYWLGAVSIIVGIMTFLSCIRYCLRIFSAIFNIVGAIFSIVGIVLYAIDLSGASFTWMCDDQVLGGASDKCIYLSYIAQDVRGSFQTFPQEVKVLVISPAV